In Chitinivorax sp. PXF-14, the following are encoded in one genomic region:
- a CDS encoding hemolysin III family protein yields MYHGERLNSITHLVGAAFSVAGMAILLTIAAQQGDIWKLVSFSIYGSMLVLLYCFSTLYHSLQGRAKAVFQRLDHTAIYLLIAGTYTPFTLVTLRGPWGWALFGANWGLALIGIVQELWLGKRTRVLSLIIYFVMGWMIVFAMKPLIAALPTGGLVLVAAGGLAYTVGIIFYVIDERMRHAHGIWHLFVLVGSICQYLSVLLYVA; encoded by the coding sequence ATGTATCACGGAGAAAGACTCAACAGCATCACCCATCTGGTCGGCGCCGCGTTCAGCGTCGCCGGCATGGCCATCCTGCTGACGATCGCAGCGCAGCAAGGGGATATCTGGAAGCTCGTCAGCTTCAGCATCTACGGCTCCATGCTGGTCCTGCTCTACTGCTTTTCCACGCTGTACCACAGCCTGCAGGGCCGGGCGAAGGCGGTATTCCAGCGGCTCGACCATACCGCGATCTACTTGCTGATCGCCGGGACGTATACCCCGTTCACGCTGGTCACGCTGCGCGGGCCATGGGGCTGGGCGCTGTTTGGCGCGAACTGGGGCCTGGCGCTGATCGGCATCGTGCAGGAGCTGTGGCTGGGCAAGCGCACGCGCGTGCTGTCGCTGATCATCTACTTCGTGATGGGCTGGATGATCGTGTTCGCCATGAAGCCGCTGATCGCGGCGTTGCCCACCGGCGGCCTGGTGCTGGTGGCGGCGGGCGGCTTGGCCTACACCGTCGGCATCATCTTCTACGTGATCGACGAGCGCATGCGCCACGCCCACGGCATCTGGCACCTGTTCGTGCTGGTCGGCAGCATCTGCCAGTATCTGAGCGTGTTGCTCTACGTCGCCTAA
- the plsX gene encoding phosphate acyltransferase PlsX, with the protein MDITVAIDAMGGDHGPHVTVPAALKYLSENPEVNLILVGLRDALEAELRAHRAKEGPRLRIHAASEVVAMDESPALALKNKKDSSMRVAANLVKSGEAHACVSAGNTGALMAISRFVLKTLPGIERPAIAKLMPTMKGTTCMLDLGANVECSPEQLLQFAIMGSMLVSAVLHKPNPTVGLLNIGSEDIKGNDVVKQAGELLKKSGLNYYGNVEGNDIYQGTTDVVVCDGFTGNVSLKTSEGLAKMVAAFLRAEFKRNLLTRIAAVVAYPVLNAFKNRVDSRRYNGASLLGLRGVVVKSHGGADAFAFRYALDQAVEEVKNRVLQRIAERVAEQLPLSTSETADSHVCPPDRNRQLSSRKDPDQ; encoded by the coding sequence ATGGATATCACAGTCGCTATCGATGCGATGGGCGGTGATCATGGACCCCATGTCACCGTCCCCGCTGCGCTCAAATACCTGAGCGAAAATCCCGAAGTCAATCTTATCCTGGTCGGCCTGCGCGATGCGCTGGAGGCTGAGCTTCGCGCCCATCGCGCGAAGGAAGGCCCACGCCTGCGGATACACGCCGCAAGCGAAGTGGTGGCCATGGATGAGTCGCCTGCACTCGCCTTGAAGAACAAGAAAGATTCTTCGATGCGTGTCGCGGCCAATCTCGTCAAGAGCGGCGAAGCCCATGCCTGCGTCAGCGCCGGCAATACGGGTGCGCTCATGGCGATCTCCCGTTTCGTCCTCAAGACGCTTCCAGGTATCGAACGCCCGGCCATCGCCAAGCTGATGCCGACGATGAAGGGCACCACCTGCATGCTCGATCTCGGTGCGAACGTCGAATGCAGCCCGGAACAGTTGCTGCAGTTCGCCATCATGGGCTCGATGCTCGTCTCGGCCGTGCTGCACAAGCCGAATCCGACCGTCGGGTTGCTCAATATCGGTTCCGAAGACATCAAGGGCAACGATGTCGTGAAGCAGGCCGGTGAGCTGCTTAAGAAAAGTGGTCTGAATTACTACGGAAACGTCGAGGGCAACGATATCTATCAGGGTACAACCGATGTCGTCGTCTGCGATGGATTTACGGGTAATGTCTCATTGAAAACTTCCGAAGGGCTGGCCAAAATGGTAGCCGCCTTTCTGCGAGCGGAGTTCAAGCGCAATCTGCTGACACGCATCGCAGCGGTGGTTGCCTATCCGGTACTCAACGCATTCAAGAACAGGGTTGACTCGCGCCGCTATAACGGTGCCAGCCTGCTCGGCTTGCGTGGCGTCGTGGTCAAGAGCCACGGCGGGGCGGATGCGTTTGCATTCCGCTATGCACTGGATCAGGCGGTCGAGGAAGTCAAAAACAGGGTGCTGCAGCGAATTGCGGAGCGCGTCGCTGAACAGCTGCCCTTATCCACCAGTGAGACAGCAGATAGCCATGTATGCCCGCCTGATCGGAACCGGCAGTTATCTTCCCGAAAAGATCCTGACCAATGA
- a CDS encoding SAM-dependent methyltransferase: protein MAHGTLYLIPAPLGEGELAHILPEAVRQQAAGLRHFVVEQAKTARAYLKQLGVTVAIQELAIAELNEHTKPGEIDALLAPLLAGHDVGLLSEAGCPAIADPGALLVRLAHERGVRVMPLVGPSSILLALMASGANGQRFSFHGYLPVDAADRVRKLRELERRSSEFDEAVAFIETPYRNNQMLGTLLDTLKPATLLCAASELTTANEIIVSRRVGEWPKARPDLHKHPTVFVLYAGQDRRR from the coding sequence ATGGCACACGGTACGCTCTATCTGATTCCCGCCCCGCTTGGCGAGGGCGAACTGGCCCACATCCTGCCCGAGGCCGTACGCCAGCAGGCAGCCGGCTTGCGCCATTTCGTGGTCGAACAGGCCAAGACCGCACGCGCCTACCTGAAGCAGCTTGGCGTCACGGTCGCGATCCAGGAGCTGGCCATCGCCGAACTCAACGAGCACACCAAGCCCGGTGAGATCGACGCGCTGCTCGCGCCCCTGCTCGCCGGCCACGATGTCGGCCTGCTGTCGGAAGCCGGCTGCCCGGCCATCGCCGACCCGGGTGCGCTGCTCGTCAGGCTCGCTCACGAACGCGGGGTCCGTGTCATGCCGCTGGTCGGCCCCTCCTCGATCCTGCTGGCGCTGATGGCATCCGGCGCGAATGGGCAGCGTTTCAGCTTTCACGGCTACCTGCCGGTCGATGCGGCCGACCGGGTGCGCAAGCTGCGCGAACTGGAACGCCGCTCAAGCGAGTTCGACGAAGCCGTGGCCTTCATCGAGACCCCCTATCGCAACAACCAGATGCTGGGCACCCTGCTCGACACGCTGAAACCCGCGACCCTGCTGTGTGCGGCGTCGGAGCTGACGACGGCGAACGAGATCATCGTGTCGCGGCGGGTGGGTGAATGGCCCAAGGCGCGACCGGATCTGCACAAGCATCCGACGGTGTTCGTGCTGTACGCAGGCCAGGATAGACGGCGCTAG
- a CDS encoding NAD(P)H-dependent flavin oxidoreductase, which produces MRDWLPKLGLPELIIKGRRLVPIVQGGMGVGVSAHRLASAVARCDAVGTVASVDLRQHHADLMARSKGCRDPESLNKLNMEALDREIKMALSESNGHGLVAVNVMKAVDSHAELVRQSCESGAHAVVMGAGLPLDLPELTADHPDVARIPILSDVRGISLVLKKWMRKHVLPDAIVIEHPRHAGGHLGAPKREDINDRRFDFDVVLEGVAKLFSELGIERERIPLICAGGIHRHDQVRELLGQGASGVQLGTAFAITEESDAHPNFKKVLAEAKREDIVEFMSVAGLPARGVLTPWLKNYLRREQHLQSKAKCDESRCTQGLHCLTACGLRDGLQKFGQFCIDTQLAAAMRGEVGKGLFFRGAGPTPFGAAIRPVRELIEYLLTGNKPALA; this is translated from the coding sequence ATGCGCGACTGGCTACCCAAACTCGGCCTGCCGGAACTGATCATCAAGGGCCGGCGTCTCGTGCCCATCGTCCAGGGCGGTATGGGCGTTGGCGTGTCGGCGCACCGCCTGGCCAGCGCCGTGGCGCGTTGCGATGCCGTCGGCACGGTGGCGAGTGTCGACCTGCGACAGCACCACGCCGACCTGATGGCGCGCAGCAAGGGCTGCCGCGACCCGGAATCGCTCAACAAGCTCAATATGGAAGCGCTCGATCGCGAGATCAAGATGGCGCTGTCGGAATCTAACGGGCACGGCCTGGTGGCGGTCAACGTGATGAAGGCCGTCGATAGCCATGCAGAGCTGGTGCGCCAGTCCTGCGAGAGCGGGGCACATGCGGTGGTGATGGGGGCCGGCCTGCCGCTCGATCTGCCGGAACTCACTGCCGATCACCCGGATGTCGCACGCATCCCCATCCTGTCGGACGTGCGCGGCATCTCGCTGGTATTGAAGAAATGGATGCGCAAGCATGTGCTGCCCGATGCCATCGTGATCGAGCACCCGCGCCATGCCGGCGGTCATCTCGGTGCCCCGAAGCGGGAGGACATCAACGATCGCCGCTTCGACTTTGACGTGGTGCTCGAAGGTGTGGCCAAGCTGTTCAGCGAGCTCGGCATCGAGCGCGAGCGCATCCCGCTGATCTGCGCCGGCGGCATTCATCGCCATGACCAAGTGCGTGAGCTGCTGGGACAGGGGGCGTCGGGCGTTCAGCTCGGCACGGCATTCGCGATCACCGAGGAGAGCGATGCCCACCCGAATTTCAAGAAGGTGCTGGCGGAGGCCAAGCGCGAGGACATCGTCGAGTTCATGAGCGTCGCCGGCCTGCCGGCACGTGGCGTGCTGACGCCCTGGTTGAAGAATTACCTGCGGCGCGAACAGCATCTGCAATCCAAGGCAAAATGCGACGAGTCGCGTTGCACTCAGGGCTTGCACTGCCTGACGGCTTGCGGATTGCGGGATGGGCTGCAAAAATTCGGACAGTTCTGCATCGACACCCAGCTTGCGGCAGCGATGCGCGGCGAAGTCGGCAAGGGCTTGTTCTTCCGGGGTGCAGGGCCCACGCCGTTTGGCGCGGCGATCAGGCCCGTGCGCGAATTGATCGAGTACCTGCTGACCGGCAACAAGCCGGCCCTCGCCTAG
- a CDS encoding ATP-binding cassette domain-containing protein, giving the protein MPLITADNACLAFGHVPLLDQAEFQLDAGERVGLIGRNGTGKSSLLKALAGLARLDDGIVRVHGKVAYVPQEPEFAPGQSVFDAVAAGLAELAGLLGDYHHVTVELANPNADTDAVLARMQHLQNELEARDGWRFNSLVESTLTQLGLPADTPVASLSGGWKKRVALARALVVEPDVLLLDEPTNHLDVEAIEWLETVLRGFTGGVLVITHDRRFLDNVATRIVELDRGLLRSFPGNFAIYQQRKADMLEVEAIHNRKFDKFWAQEEVWIRKGVEARRTRNEGRVRRLEQLRRERTARRERMGQVKFTVDAGERSGKLVAELEHVNKAYDGRVLIRDFTTRILRGDRIGLLGPNGIGKTTLLKLILGQLQPDSGSVRQGTNLQVAYFDQFREQLDEEKPIIDIISQGSDFIDIGGERKHVISYLGDFLFPPERARSPVKSLSGGERNRLLLARLFTKPANVLVLDEPTNDLDIDTLELLETLLADYQGTVFLVSHDRAFLDNVVTQVIAFEGNGLLREYPGGYEGYQAARVRMAELAPAAAKAVPEAQAKPAVSAPQAKNRQVKLSFNETRELAALPDEISALEQEQAELNEQLLSPDAYKGDPTQLKAWQARIEEIEMLLLDKLGRWELLEAKQRGEAG; this is encoded by the coding sequence GTGCCCCTGATTACCGCCGACAATGCCTGCCTGGCCTTTGGTCATGTCCCGCTGCTTGACCAGGCTGAGTTCCAGCTCGATGCCGGGGAGCGTGTCGGCCTGATCGGCCGCAATGGCACGGGCAAGTCCTCCCTGCTCAAAGCGCTGGCCGGCCTGGCCAGGCTCGACGATGGCATCGTGCGCGTGCATGGCAAGGTGGCCTATGTGCCGCAGGAGCCGGAGTTCGCGCCGGGCCAGAGCGTGTTCGACGCCGTGGCGGCGGGTCTGGCCGAGCTTGCCGGCCTGCTGGGCGACTACCACCATGTGACGGTCGAACTGGCCAACCCCAACGCCGATACCGATGCGGTGCTCGCGCGCATGCAGCATCTGCAGAACGAGCTGGAGGCGCGCGACGGCTGGCGCTTCAACAGCCTGGTGGAATCGACCCTGACCCAGCTCGGCCTGCCGGCCGATACCCCAGTTGCCTCGCTTTCCGGTGGCTGGAAGAAACGTGTGGCGCTGGCCCGCGCGCTGGTGGTCGAGCCCGATGTGCTGCTGCTCGACGAGCCGACCAACCATCTTGATGTCGAAGCCATCGAATGGCTCGAAACGGTGCTCCGGGGCTTTACCGGCGGCGTGCTGGTGATCACCCACGACCGGCGCTTTCTCGACAATGTCGCGACGCGCATCGTCGAGCTCGACCGTGGCCTGCTGCGCAGCTTTCCCGGCAATTTCGCGATCTATCAGCAACGCAAAGCCGACATGCTCGAGGTCGAGGCAATCCACAACCGCAAGTTCGACAAGTTCTGGGCGCAGGAAGAAGTGTGGATCCGCAAGGGCGTCGAGGCGCGCCGCACGCGTAACGAAGGCCGCGTGCGGCGGCTGGAGCAGCTACGGCGTGAGCGCACGGCGCGGCGCGAACGCATGGGGCAGGTCAAGTTCACGGTCGATGCCGGCGAGCGCTCGGGCAAGCTGGTGGCCGAGCTCGAGCACGTGAACAAGGCCTACGATGGCCGCGTACTGATCCGCGACTTCACCACGCGCATCCTGCGTGGCGACCGCATCGGCCTGCTCGGCCCCAACGGCATCGGCAAGACCACGCTGCTCAAGCTCATCCTGGGGCAGCTGCAGCCGGATTCCGGCAGCGTGCGCCAGGGCACGAACCTGCAGGTGGCTTACTTCGACCAGTTCCGCGAACAGCTCGACGAAGAAAAGCCGATCATCGACATCATCAGCCAGGGCAGCGATTTCATCGACATCGGCGGCGAGCGCAAGCACGTGATCAGCTATCTCGGCGATTTCCTGTTCCCGCCCGAGCGCGCCCGTTCGCCGGTCAAGTCGCTGTCGGGCGGTGAACGCAACCGCCTGCTGCTGGCGCGCCTGTTTACCAAGCCCGCCAACGTGCTGGTGCTCGATGAGCCGACCAACGACCTCGACATCGACACGCTGGAACTGCTCGAAACACTGCTGGCCGACTACCAGGGCACGGTCTTCCTGGTCAGCCACGATCGTGCCTTCCTCGACAATGTCGTGACGCAGGTGATCGCCTTCGAGGGCAATGGCCTGTTGCGCGAGTATCCCGGCGGGTATGAAGGCTACCAGGCGGCGCGTGTGCGCATGGCCGAGCTTGCGCCAGCAGCCGCGAAAGCCGTGCCGGAAGCACAAGCCAAGCCCGCGGTGAGCGCACCGCAGGCCAAGAACCGCCAGGTCAAGCTGTCCTTCAACGAGACCCGCGAGCTCGCTGCGCTGCCCGATGAAATCTCGGCGCTGGAACAGGAGCAGGCCGAACTGAACGAGCAACTGCTGTCGCCGGACGCCTACAAGGGTGACCCGACCCAGCTCAAGGCCTGGCAGGCGCGCATCGAGGAAATCGAGATGCTGCTGCTCGACAAGCTGGGCCGCTGGGAACTGCTTGAAGCCAAGCAGCGTGGCGAGGCAGGCTAA
- a CDS encoding DUF2235 domain-containing protein, whose amino-acid sequence MSNSTWIVCIDGTWNQPGQTDRDPVSNEEVVEPSNIVKTWQYFTQRALPARAARAFDDNAYGYIAPLDASFGDGAAIYLNGVGGEKSAWLHRLFEGATGTGTSERIRDAYRFLAVRWEPGDRIYGFGFSRGAFAIRSLVGFVDLLGLPIGPRLLKEETLLGLYQIYRDQKPLDTSLISNWAFNVRFDFLGLWDTVGSLAMQDSVNRYHRINPPNVHHVAHALALDEQRKPFDASYWIASHGQEVDETWFRGVHTNIGGGYAGDDLSNITLVWMLNQARRGGLPGIVPEKIPGYTNRDVGEAIRHSYEDAMRKLGLVGQVCEKLDIERIRRRVADGQRIHSSVFSALELGQQPGYTSYEPAAILPNDRPITLDSAPPAKWGTPGDQP is encoded by the coding sequence ATGAGCAACAGCACCTGGATCGTCTGCATAGACGGCACCTGGAACCAGCCCGGGCAAACCGACCGCGACCCGGTGTCCAATGAAGAAGTCGTCGAGCCCTCCAACATCGTCAAGACCTGGCAGTATTTCACCCAACGGGCGTTGCCGGCCCGTGCCGCGCGCGCGTTCGACGACAACGCCTATGGCTACATTGCGCCACTCGACGCGTCGTTCGGCGATGGCGCGGCGATCTACCTCAACGGCGTGGGCGGCGAGAAAAGCGCCTGGCTGCACCGGCTGTTCGAGGGCGCAACCGGCACGGGCACGTCCGAACGCATCCGCGATGCCTACCGTTTCCTCGCGGTGCGCTGGGAGCCCGGCGACCGCATCTACGGCTTTGGCTTCAGCCGCGGCGCCTTCGCCATCCGCAGCCTGGTGGGCTTCGTCGATCTGCTCGGCTTGCCGATCGGGCCGCGGCTGCTGAAGGAAGAGACGCTGCTCGGCCTGTACCAGATCTACCGGGATCAGAAGCCGCTCGACACCTCGTTGATCAGCAACTGGGCGTTCAATGTACGCTTCGACTTCCTGGGGCTATGGGATACCGTGGGCTCGCTGGCGATGCAGGATTCGGTCAACCGCTATCACCGCATCAACCCGCCGAACGTCCATCATGTGGCCCACGCACTGGCGCTCGACGAGCAGCGCAAGCCGTTCGATGCAAGCTACTGGATTGCCAGCCACGGGCAGGAGGTTGACGAAACCTGGTTCCGAGGGGTTCACACCAATATCGGCGGCGGCTATGCCGGCGATGACCTGTCCAACATCACCCTGGTGTGGATGCTCAACCAGGCCAGGCGTGGCGGGCTACCGGGCATCGTGCCGGAGAAAATACCGGGTTATACCAATCGAGATGTCGGCGAAGCCATCCGCCATTCCTACGAAGATGCCATGCGCAAGCTCGGCCTCGTCGGCCAGGTCTGCGAGAAGCTCGATATCGAGCGCATCCGCCGGCGCGTGGCGGATGGCCAGCGCATCCATTCGAGCGTCTTTTCGGCGCTGGAACTGGGCCAGCAGCCCGGCTACACCAGCTACGAGCCGGCGGCGATACTACCCAACGACCGGCCAATCACGCTGGACTCGGCCCCGCCGGCCAAGTGGGGCACGCCTGGCGACCAACCCTGA
- the rpmF gene encoding 50S ribosomal protein L32, with translation MAVQQNKKSPSKRGMHRAHDFLTAPGLAVEPVTGEVHLRHHVSPNGFYRGKKVVPSKGE, from the coding sequence ATGGCAGTTCAACAGAACAAAAAATCCCCGTCCAAGCGTGGCATGCACCGCGCCCACGATTTCCTGACCGCTCCTGGCCTGGCTGTTGAGCCGGTTACTGGCGAGGTTCACCTGCGTCACCACGTTAGCCCGAACGGCTTCTACCGTGGCAAGAAGGTTGTTCCGTCCAAGGGCGAATAA
- a CDS encoding DUF177 domain-containing protein: MSESILIDSLEFAREKRSLSGEVPVSELARTHESLLNDSGTIRYSLLGGQDIRERATLTLYVSGSVVLLCQRCLQPLKETIDSQSVLTQFADEQAIEIASEEDPELEGIVADKRLDVLALIEDEILLSLPVSPKHESCGPALADEKPAGKPNPFAVLKQLKQSN; this comes from the coding sequence ATGTCCGAATCCATCTTGATCGATAGCCTGGAATTCGCCAGGGAAAAGCGCTCGCTGAGTGGTGAAGTGCCGGTCAGCGAACTGGCCCGCACCCACGAGTCCCTACTGAACGATTCCGGTACCATCCGGTATTCCCTGCTCGGCGGTCAAGACATTCGCGAGCGTGCGACGTTGACGCTGTATGTCAGTGGCAGCGTCGTACTGCTTTGTCAGCGCTGCCTGCAGCCGCTGAAGGAAACGATAGACAGCCAGTCGGTGCTGACGCAGTTCGCCGACGAACAAGCTATCGAAATCGCCAGCGAAGAGGATCCGGAGCTTGAAGGTATTGTGGCGGACAAGCGATTGGACGTATTGGCATTGATCGAGGATGAAATCCTGCTCAGCCTGCCGGTATCGCCCAAGCATGAATCCTGCGGTCCGGCGCTTGCCGATGAAAAACCGGCAGGCAAGCCGAACCCGTTTGCAGTTTTGAAGCAATTGAAGCAGTCGAACTGA
- a CDS encoding Maf-like protein: MTRPTLVLGSTSPYRKELLSRLDIPFEVASPDTDETPLPGELPHETALRLAEAKARSLAARFPDALIIGSDQVATLDGRQIGKPGTHERAVEQLRFMRGRTVAFHTAIALFNSRTGKVQLTDEITEVRFRHVDDDFIEAYLRKEQPYNCAGSAKSEGLGIVLIESMRGDDPNALIGLPLIRLISMLNNEGFPLF; encoded by the coding sequence ATGACCCGCCCCACTCTCGTACTTGGCTCCACCTCGCCTTATCGCAAGGAGCTGCTCTCCCGACTGGACATCCCTTTCGAAGTCGCCTCACCCGATACCGATGAAACCCCGCTACCCGGCGAGCTGCCGCACGAGACGGCGCTTCGCCTGGCGGAAGCGAAGGCTCGCTCGCTGGCCGCGCGCTTTCCGGATGCGCTGATCATCGGCTCCGACCAGGTCGCGACGCTCGATGGCCGGCAGATCGGCAAGCCCGGCACGCACGAACGCGCGGTCGAGCAGTTGCGCTTCATGCGCGGGCGCACGGTGGCATTCCACACCGCGATTGCCCTGTTCAACAGCCGCACCGGCAAGGTGCAACTGACGGACGAGATTACCGAGGTACGCTTCCGCCATGTCGACGATGATTTCATCGAGGCCTATCTGCGCAAGGAGCAGCCCTACAACTGTGCCGGCAGCGCCAAATCCGAGGGGCTCGGCATCGTGCTGATCGAATCGATGCGCGGCGACGACCCCAATGCGCTGATCGGCCTACCGCTGATCCGCCTGATTTCGATGTTGAACAACGAAGGTTTCCCCCTCTTCTGA